One Natrinema marinum genomic window carries:
- a CDS encoding helix-turn-helix domain-containing protein, whose amino-acid sequence MGFIAEVHLVHDDLPLVPTIERRSGMTLRYEYGTTHDDRRLQFVSAFGDDYPTLEAAMAADPTVSEPTRIATFDNRAIYRVVVDTDLEIVPSQCADHGLFVFTITSDDGGWVARVHLPDRDALSAFRLHCRDRDISFRVTQLYDSSVSDDQTYFLTDRQHEILTMAYYAGYFQVPRSATQDDLANRLGVSDSAVSQRLRRAISELIAATLENDRLPAKRR is encoded by the coding sequence ATGGGATTCATCGCAGAAGTTCATCTGGTACACGACGACTTGCCGCTGGTACCGACTATCGAGCGTCGTTCCGGCATGACGCTGAGATACGAGTACGGGACGACCCACGACGACCGACGCCTGCAGTTCGTGTCGGCGTTCGGCGACGACTACCCGACGCTCGAGGCGGCGATGGCGGCGGACCCGACCGTCTCGGAGCCGACCCGCATCGCCACCTTCGACAACCGGGCGATCTACCGCGTCGTCGTCGACACCGACCTCGAGATCGTCCCCAGCCAGTGTGCCGACCACGGATTGTTCGTCTTCACGATCACCAGCGACGACGGCGGCTGGGTGGCACGAGTTCACCTGCCGGATCGGGACGCACTCTCCGCGTTCCGGCTGCACTGTCGCGACCGCGACATCTCGTTTCGCGTCACCCAGTTGTACGACTCGTCGGTGTCGGACGACCAGACCTACTTCCTGACCGACCGTCAACACGAAATCCTCACGATGGCCTACTACGCCGGCTACTTTCAGGTCCCGCGAAGCGCCACGCAGGACGATCTCGCCAACCGACTCGGAGTTTCCGACTCGGCGGTCTCACAGCGACTTCGCCGTGCCATCTCCGAACTGATCGCGGCGACGCTCGAGAACGATCGATTGCCTGCCAAACGCAGGTGA
- a CDS encoding alkaline phosphatase family protein — translation MTRTFRRDDAASTERTASDWDGLDTLLIGIDAGCLPVFERLFEADRIPTIERLCSEGVSAPLESQIPPWTPSAWPSIYTGVNPGKHGVVGFVGYDGYDWHVTSNDDVREHPLWTLLDRHDRSSVVVNAPVTHPPDEFDGAIIPGFLGPEDPPCHPEGLLDDVREAIGEYRVYPAYTRDDDSLSDAAKIDEYRNLVGMRGEAFRYLVDEFRPDFGFVQFQKTDTVFHEFSGEQRHVDRVYEATDEQIDEILAACDPDRVFLVSDHGMGPYDGYEFRINEFLRDEGYIETTTGGKGMPSWTPMRRRLREGEQVDTWEPGAVARAASVAARCGITARRIRTALERVGLADLAREYAPGGVTRTANEQVDFAASEAYVRARTELGVRINLEGRDPEGVVRQDAYDQLREDLIRRLQAVETPDGEPFFETVAPREQYFHGDEIDATVDIVTIPADFEHTLSEQLVDGDYFGPAEPWNHKLDGVFVAAGDGIDDDAPLERAHLFDVAPTIMAAMGVPYSDRMDGSLVPVVDPVDPITYPAYDGDEAERPATDETVTNRLADLGYMN, via the coding sequence ATGACTCGGACGTTTCGCCGCGACGACGCTGCATCGACCGAACGGACCGCGAGCGACTGGGACGGACTCGACACGCTGCTCATCGGTATCGATGCAGGGTGTCTTCCCGTCTTCGAGCGGCTGTTCGAAGCCGACCGTATCCCGACCATCGAGCGGCTCTGCTCGGAGGGCGTGAGCGCTCCCCTCGAGTCACAGATTCCGCCTTGGACGCCGAGCGCCTGGCCCTCGATCTACACGGGCGTCAACCCCGGCAAACACGGCGTCGTCGGTTTCGTCGGCTACGACGGCTACGACTGGCACGTGACGAGCAATGACGATGTCCGCGAGCACCCGCTGTGGACGCTGCTGGATCGCCACGACCGCTCGAGCGTCGTCGTCAACGCCCCGGTCACCCACCCGCCGGACGAGTTCGACGGGGCCATCATTCCGGGCTTTCTCGGGCCCGAAGACCCGCCCTGTCACCCCGAGGGGCTGTTAGACGATGTCCGCGAGGCGATCGGCGAATATCGGGTCTATCCGGCGTATACGCGCGACGACGACTCGCTGTCCGACGCCGCGAAGATCGACGAGTACAGGAACCTCGTGGGGATGCGCGGCGAGGCCTTTCGCTACCTCGTCGACGAGTTCCGGCCCGACTTCGGGTTCGTGCAGTTCCAGAAGACCGACACCGTCTTTCACGAGTTCAGCGGCGAACAGCGACACGTCGACCGCGTCTACGAGGCGACCGACGAACAGATCGACGAGATTCTCGCGGCCTGCGATCCGGATCGCGTTTTCCTCGTCAGCGACCACGGAATGGGACCCTACGACGGCTACGAGTTCCGAATCAACGAGTTCCTCCGCGACGAGGGCTACATCGAAACGACGACCGGCGGCAAGGGGATGCCGTCGTGGACGCCGATGCGCCGGCGGCTCCGCGAGGGCGAGCAGGTCGACACCTGGGAACCGGGCGCGGTCGCACGCGCGGCGTCGGTCGCTGCCCGGTGTGGCATCACCGCCCGTCGCATCCGGACGGCCTTGGAGCGGGTCGGACTGGCCGACCTGGCGAGGGAGTACGCGCCCGGCGGCGTCACCCGGACGGCGAACGAGCAGGTCGACTTCGCCGCCTCGGAAGCGTACGTTCGGGCCCGAACAGAACTCGGCGTTCGGATCAACCTCGAGGGGCGTGACCCCGAGGGCGTCGTCCGTCAGGACGCCTACGACCAGCTTCGCGAAGACCTCATCCGGCGGCTGCAGGCCGTCGAAACGCCCGACGGCGAGCCGTTCTTCGAGACGGTCGCGCCGCGCGAACAGTACTTCCACGGCGACGAGATCGACGCGACCGTCGACATCGTCACGATCCCCGCTGACTTCGAACACACGCTCTCCGAGCAACTGGTCGACGGCGACTACTTCGGCCCGGCCGAGCCCTGGAACCACAAACTCGACGGTGTCTTCGTCGCGGCGGGCGACGGAATCGACGACGACGCTCCGCTCGAGCGAGCACATCTCTTCGATGTCGCACCGACGATCATGGCCGCGATGGGGGTCCCCTACAGCGACCGCATGGACGGCAGCCTCGTCCCAGTCGTCGATCCGGTCGATCCGATCACCTATCCGGCCTACGACGGCGACGAAGCTGAGCGGCCGGCGACGGACGAGACGGTAACGAACCGGCTGGCCGATCTCGGCTATATGAACTGA
- the glmM gene encoding phosphoglucosamine mutase gives MFGTSGIRGPVGSEVTAALALSVGRAVASEDYDCVVVGRDVRKSGAVLVDALTAGLRECGADVLEAGVASTPTIARAVARTDADAGVVVTASHNPAPDNGIKLWSASGKAFGPERLAAIESRVGDDEYDLQSWDEQGSSEPLADATDRHAAALREAVTVADPPSIVVDIGNGTGGLTAGVLSDLGCEVTTLNGQRDGAFPGRPSEPTRETLGDLSALVAATDADLGIAHDGDADRMQAVDETGAFVPKDALLALFAREAASDGDTVAAPVGTSMAVDDALAAVGASVTRTRVGDGFVADRAARSDVVFGGEPSGAWIWPDETPCPDGPLAACKLAELVADRGPLSALVASVETHPIRRTSLEVADKNAVMDRVRDRVRERYDDIDALDGVYVDLEDGWFLLRASGTEPLVRVTAEARTATRAERLEADAVDVLEDAIAAGSNPERESDRDADLLAPDRP, from the coding sequence ATGTTCGGAACCAGCGGTATCCGTGGTCCCGTCGGCTCGGAAGTGACGGCCGCCCTCGCGCTCTCGGTCGGTCGTGCCGTCGCCTCGGAGGACTACGACTGCGTCGTCGTCGGACGAGACGTTCGAAAGAGCGGAGCGGTGCTGGTCGACGCGCTCACCGCCGGCCTCCGCGAGTGCGGCGCGGACGTCCTCGAGGCCGGAGTCGCGTCGACGCCGACGATCGCTCGAGCCGTCGCGCGGACGGACGCGGACGCTGGCGTCGTCGTCACCGCTTCGCACAACCCCGCACCGGACAACGGGATCAAACTCTGGTCGGCGTCGGGGAAGGCGTTCGGCCCCGAGCGGCTGGCCGCCATCGAATCGCGGGTCGGCGACGACGAGTACGACCTGCAGTCGTGGGACGAACAGGGCTCGAGCGAGCCACTGGCGGACGCGACCGATCGCCACGCGGCGGCACTGCGCGAAGCGGTCACGGTAGCGGACCCGCCGAGCATCGTCGTCGATATCGGCAACGGGACCGGTGGGCTCACCGCAGGTGTTCTCTCCGATCTCGGCTGCGAGGTCACGACGCTGAACGGCCAACGGGACGGCGCGTTTCCCGGCAGGCCGAGCGAGCCGACCCGAGAGACGCTCGGCGACCTCTCGGCGCTCGTCGCAGCGACCGACGCCGACCTCGGGATCGCCCACGACGGCGACGCAGACCGGATGCAGGCCGTCGACGAAACGGGTGCGTTCGTCCCCAAAGACGCGCTCCTCGCGCTGTTCGCCCGTGAAGCCGCGAGCGACGGCGACACCGTCGCCGCGCCGGTCGGGACGAGCATGGCCGTCGACGACGCGCTCGCGGCGGTCGGCGCGTCGGTGACGCGAACGCGGGTCGGCGACGGCTTCGTGGCCGACCGCGCCGCACGGTCTGACGTGGTTTTCGGCGGCGAACCCAGCGGCGCGTGGATCTGGCCGGACGAAACGCCCTGCCCGGACGGCCCGCTCGCCGCGTGCAAGCTCGCCGAACTCGTCGCCGATCGGGGACCGCTGTCCGCGCTCGTCGCGAGCGTCGAGACCCATCCGATCCGCCGCACGTCGCTCGAGGTCGCGGACAAAAATGCCGTGATGGACCGGGTTCGCGACCGCGTTCGCGAGCGGTACGACGACATCGACGCGCTCGACGGCGTCTACGTCGACCTCGAGGACGGCTGGTTCCTCCTGCGCGCGAGCGGCACCGAGCCGCTCGTCCGCGTCACGGCCGAAGCGCGAACCGCGACGCGGGCCGAGCGACTGGAAGCCGACGCCGTCGACGTGCTCGAGGACGCGATCGCTGCGGGTTCGAACCCGGAGCGGGAGTCGGACCGAGACGCCGATCTGCTCGCACCGGATCGGCCGTGA